A section of the Hevea brasiliensis isolate MT/VB/25A 57/8 chromosome 17, ASM3005281v1, whole genome shotgun sequence genome encodes:
- the LOC110646513 gene encoding uncharacterized protein LOC110646513 isoform X3, whose protein sequence is MGSRGYSKWLTATITVALAALSASTAISFYFCRKKSKALDSKVQELEISLNSSLQKCAAERQGRIRAQQALREAVAQPKAEHLEQTSYPMVPIGFVQSCFSTRNGTPRQPLLVPLARACLVFNSTRVPPVSLEGLAEYSHCWIIYVFHLNTDIEKLWKQPSRSKFKAKVRVPRLKGGRMGVFATRSPHRPCPIGLTAAKVEAVQGNMVLLSGVDLVDGTPILDIKPYLPYCDSIQGAAVPKWVMEDNMLAVASVSFSEGFSASFAHCWEIAVLSWDIRSVSQRNQPHYPVFKKGNGKASYDSPDSDDNHDEDASGYENDKVPLHSDNVIYHLILEGINVSYRIDCNGNVMVEEAMVSSDYANVIQNHCSYSMWRDKLS, encoded by the exons ATGGGTTCCCGTGGATATTCAAAATGGTTGACAGCCACCATAACTGTAGCTCTTGCAGCTCTTTCTGCCTCCACAGCCATATCTT TTTATTTTTGCAGGAAGAAATCCAAAGCTTTGGATTCAAAGGTTCAAGAGCTTGAGATTTCTCTCAATTCCTCCTTGCAAAAATGTGCTGCTGAGAGGCAAGGTCGAATAAGAGCCCAGCAG GCCTTGAGGGAGGCGGTAGCACAACCAAAGGCTGAGCACTTGGAGCAGACTTCTTATCCCATGGTACCTATTGGGTTTGTTCAGTCTTGCTTCTCTACCAG AAATGGGACTCCAAGGCAACCTTTACTTGTACCTCTTGCTAGGGCATGTTTAGTCTTCAATTCCACTCGGGTTCCCCCAGTATCCCTTGAGGGTCTAGCAGAATATTCTCATTGCTGGATTATATATGTATTTCATTTGAACACAGATATAGAGAAGTTGTGGAAACAACCTTCTAGATCAAAGTTCAAAGCAAAG GTTAGAGTACCAAGATTGAAAGGTGGAAGGATGGGAGTCTTTGCTACACGATCTCCACATCGTCCATGCCCTATTGGGCTCACTGCTGCAAAG GTGGAGGCAGTACAAGGAAACATGGTTCTTCTCTCTGGTGTAGATCTGGTTGATGGGACC CCAATACTTGACATCAAACCTTATCTACCATACTGTGATAGCATCCAAGGAGCAGCAGTTCCAAAGTGGGTAATG GAGGACAACATGTTAGCAGTAGCTTCTGTTAGCTTTTCTGAGGGTTTCTCTGCCTCATTTGCTCATTGTTGGGAAATAGCA GTGCTGTCATGGGATATCCGATCTGTATCTCAGCGAAACCAACCTCATTATCCCGTTTTTAAGAAAGGAAATGGGAAGGCTTCATATGATTCTCCAGATTCAGATGACAACCATGATGAAGATGCTTCTGGCTACGAAAATGACAAGGTTCCTCTTCATTCTGACAATGTAATTTATCACCTAATTTTGGAAGGAATCAACGTCTCTTACAGAATTGACTGCAATGGCAATGTAATGGTAGAGGAAGCCATGGTTTCATCTGACTATGCAAATGTTATTCAGAACCATTGCAGTTATTCGATGTGGAGAGACAAACTCAGTTGA
- the LOC110646513 gene encoding uncharacterized protein LOC110646513 isoform X1: MGSRGYSKWLTATITVALAALSASTAISFYFCRKKSKALDSKVQELEISLNSSLQKCAAERQGRIRAQQALREAVAQPKAEHLEQTSYPMVPIGFVQSCFSTRNGTPRQPLLVPLARACLVFNSTRVPPVSLEGLAEYSHCWIIYVFHLNTDIEKLWKQPSRSKFKAKVRVPRLKGGRMGVFATRSPHRPCPIGLTAAKVEAVQGNMVLLSGVDLVDGTPILDIKPYLPYCDSIQGAAVPKWVMEDNMLAVASVSFSEGFSASFAHCWEIAGKKSLYASSDEFQCLIKQVLSWDIRSVSQRNQPHYPVFKKGNGKASYDSPDSDDNHDEDASGYENDKVPLHSDNVIYHLILEGINVSYRIDCNGNVMVEEAMVSSDYANVIQNHCSYSMWRDKLS; this comes from the exons ATGGGTTCCCGTGGATATTCAAAATGGTTGACAGCCACCATAACTGTAGCTCTTGCAGCTCTTTCTGCCTCCACAGCCATATCTT TTTATTTTTGCAGGAAGAAATCCAAAGCTTTGGATTCAAAGGTTCAAGAGCTTGAGATTTCTCTCAATTCCTCCTTGCAAAAATGTGCTGCTGAGAGGCAAGGTCGAATAAGAGCCCAGCAG GCCTTGAGGGAGGCGGTAGCACAACCAAAGGCTGAGCACTTGGAGCAGACTTCTTATCCCATGGTACCTATTGGGTTTGTTCAGTCTTGCTTCTCTACCAG AAATGGGACTCCAAGGCAACCTTTACTTGTACCTCTTGCTAGGGCATGTTTAGTCTTCAATTCCACTCGGGTTCCCCCAGTATCCCTTGAGGGTCTAGCAGAATATTCTCATTGCTGGATTATATATGTATTTCATTTGAACACAGATATAGAGAAGTTGTGGAAACAACCTTCTAGATCAAAGTTCAAAGCAAAG GTTAGAGTACCAAGATTGAAAGGTGGAAGGATGGGAGTCTTTGCTACACGATCTCCACATCGTCCATGCCCTATTGGGCTCACTGCTGCAAAG GTGGAGGCAGTACAAGGAAACATGGTTCTTCTCTCTGGTGTAGATCTGGTTGATGGGACC CCAATACTTGACATCAAACCTTATCTACCATACTGTGATAGCATCCAAGGAGCAGCAGTTCCAAAGTGGGTAATG GAGGACAACATGTTAGCAGTAGCTTCTGTTAGCTTTTCTGAGGGTTTCTCTGCCTCATTTGCTCATTGTTGGGAAATAGCA GGAAAGAAGTCGCTCTATGCATCATCTGATGAGTTCCAATGCTTAATAAAACAGGTGCTGTCATGGGATATCCGATCTGTATCTCAGCGAAACCAACCTCATTATCCCGTTTTTAAGAAAGGAAATGGGAAGGCTTCATATGATTCTCCAGATTCAGATGACAACCATGATGAAGATGCTTCTGGCTACGAAAATGACAAGGTTCCTCTTCATTCTGACAATGTAATTTATCACCTAATTTTGGAAGGAATCAACGTCTCTTACAGAATTGACTGCAATGGCAATGTAATGGTAGAGGAAGCCATGGTTTCATCTGACTATGCAAATGTTATTCAGAACCATTGCAGTTATTCGATGTGGAGAGACAAACTCAGTTGA
- the LOC110646513 gene encoding uncharacterized protein LOC110646513 isoform X2 — protein sequence MVDSHHNCSSCSSFCLHSHILKKSKALDSKVQELEISLNSSLQKCAAERQGRIRAQQALREAVAQPKAEHLEQTSYPMVPIGFVQSCFSTRNGTPRQPLLVPLARACLVFNSTRVPPVSLEGLAEYSHCWIIYVFHLNTDIEKLWKQPSRSKFKAKVRVPRLKGGRMGVFATRSPHRPCPIGLTAAKVEAVQGNMVLLSGVDLVDGTPILDIKPYLPYCDSIQGAAVPKWVMEDNMLAVASVSFSEGFSASFAHCWEIAGKKSLYASSDEFQCLIKQVLSWDIRSVSQRNQPHYPVFKKGNGKASYDSPDSDDNHDEDASGYENDKVPLHSDNVIYHLILEGINVSYRIDCNGNVMVEEAMVSSDYANVIQNHCSYSMWRDKLS from the exons ATGGTTGACAGCCACCATAACTGTAGCTCTTGCAGCTCTTTCTGCCTCCACAGCCATATCTT GAAGAAATCCAAAGCTTTGGATTCAAAGGTTCAAGAGCTTGAGATTTCTCTCAATTCCTCCTTGCAAAAATGTGCTGCTGAGAGGCAAGGTCGAATAAGAGCCCAGCAG GCCTTGAGGGAGGCGGTAGCACAACCAAAGGCTGAGCACTTGGAGCAGACTTCTTATCCCATGGTACCTATTGGGTTTGTTCAGTCTTGCTTCTCTACCAG AAATGGGACTCCAAGGCAACCTTTACTTGTACCTCTTGCTAGGGCATGTTTAGTCTTCAATTCCACTCGGGTTCCCCCAGTATCCCTTGAGGGTCTAGCAGAATATTCTCATTGCTGGATTATATATGTATTTCATTTGAACACAGATATAGAGAAGTTGTGGAAACAACCTTCTAGATCAAAGTTCAAAGCAAAG GTTAGAGTACCAAGATTGAAAGGTGGAAGGATGGGAGTCTTTGCTACACGATCTCCACATCGTCCATGCCCTATTGGGCTCACTGCTGCAAAG GTGGAGGCAGTACAAGGAAACATGGTTCTTCTCTCTGGTGTAGATCTGGTTGATGGGACC CCAATACTTGACATCAAACCTTATCTACCATACTGTGATAGCATCCAAGGAGCAGCAGTTCCAAAGTGGGTAATG GAGGACAACATGTTAGCAGTAGCTTCTGTTAGCTTTTCTGAGGGTTTCTCTGCCTCATTTGCTCATTGTTGGGAAATAGCA GGAAAGAAGTCGCTCTATGCATCATCTGATGAGTTCCAATGCTTAATAAAACAGGTGCTGTCATGGGATATCCGATCTGTATCTCAGCGAAACCAACCTCATTATCCCGTTTTTAAGAAAGGAAATGGGAAGGCTTCATATGATTCTCCAGATTCAGATGACAACCATGATGAAGATGCTTCTGGCTACGAAAATGACAAGGTTCCTCTTCATTCTGACAATGTAATTTATCACCTAATTTTGGAAGGAATCAACGTCTCTTACAGAATTGACTGCAATGGCAATGTAATGGTAGAGGAAGCCATGGTTTCATCTGACTATGCAAATGTTATTCAGAACCATTGCAGTTATTCGATGTGGAGAGACAAACTCAGTTGA
- the LOC110646513 gene encoding uncharacterized protein LOC110646513 isoform X4 → MGSRGYSKWLTATITVALAALSASTAISFYFCRKKSKALDSKVQELEISLNSSLQKCAAERQGRIRAQQALREAVAQPKAEHLEQTSYPMVPIGFVQSCFSTRNGTPRQPLLVPLARACLVFNSTRVPPVSLEGLAEYSHCWIIYVFHLNTDIEKLWKQPSRSKFKAKVRVPRLKGGRMGVFATRSPHRPCPIGLTAAKPILDIKPYLPYCDSIQGAAVPKWVMEDNMLAVASVSFSEGFSASFAHCWEIAGKKSLYASSDEFQCLIKQVLSWDIRSVSQRNQPHYPVFKKGNGKASYDSPDSDDNHDEDASGYENDKVPLHSDNVIYHLILEGINVSYRIDCNGNVMVEEAMVSSDYANVIQNHCSYSMWRDKLS, encoded by the exons ATGGGTTCCCGTGGATATTCAAAATGGTTGACAGCCACCATAACTGTAGCTCTTGCAGCTCTTTCTGCCTCCACAGCCATATCTT TTTATTTTTGCAGGAAGAAATCCAAAGCTTTGGATTCAAAGGTTCAAGAGCTTGAGATTTCTCTCAATTCCTCCTTGCAAAAATGTGCTGCTGAGAGGCAAGGTCGAATAAGAGCCCAGCAG GCCTTGAGGGAGGCGGTAGCACAACCAAAGGCTGAGCACTTGGAGCAGACTTCTTATCCCATGGTACCTATTGGGTTTGTTCAGTCTTGCTTCTCTACCAG AAATGGGACTCCAAGGCAACCTTTACTTGTACCTCTTGCTAGGGCATGTTTAGTCTTCAATTCCACTCGGGTTCCCCCAGTATCCCTTGAGGGTCTAGCAGAATATTCTCATTGCTGGATTATATATGTATTTCATTTGAACACAGATATAGAGAAGTTGTGGAAACAACCTTCTAGATCAAAGTTCAAAGCAAAG GTTAGAGTACCAAGATTGAAAGGTGGAAGGATGGGAGTCTTTGCTACACGATCTCCACATCGTCCATGCCCTATTGGGCTCACTGCTGCAAAG CCAATACTTGACATCAAACCTTATCTACCATACTGTGATAGCATCCAAGGAGCAGCAGTTCCAAAGTGGGTAATG GAGGACAACATGTTAGCAGTAGCTTCTGTTAGCTTTTCTGAGGGTTTCTCTGCCTCATTTGCTCATTGTTGGGAAATAGCA GGAAAGAAGTCGCTCTATGCATCATCTGATGAGTTCCAATGCTTAATAAAACAGGTGCTGTCATGGGATATCCGATCTGTATCTCAGCGAAACCAACCTCATTATCCCGTTTTTAAGAAAGGAAATGGGAAGGCTTCATATGATTCTCCAGATTCAGATGACAACCATGATGAAGATGCTTCTGGCTACGAAAATGACAAGGTTCCTCTTCATTCTGACAATGTAATTTATCACCTAATTTTGGAAGGAATCAACGTCTCTTACAGAATTGACTGCAATGGCAATGTAATGGTAGAGGAAGCCATGGTTTCATCTGACTATGCAAATGTTATTCAGAACCATTGCAGTTATTCGATGTGGAGAGACAAACTCAGTTGA
- the LOC110646513 gene encoding uncharacterized protein LOC110646513 isoform X5, with product MVPIGFVQSCFSTRNGTPRQPLLVPLARACLVFNSTRVPPVSLEGLAEYSHCWIIYVFHLNTDIEKLWKQPSRSKFKAKVRVPRLKGGRMGVFATRSPHRPCPIGLTAAKVEAVQGNMVLLSGVDLVDGTPILDIKPYLPYCDSIQGAAVPKWVMEDNMLAVASVSFSEGFSASFAHCWEIAGKKSLYASSDEFQCLIKQVLSWDIRSVSQRNQPHYPVFKKGNGKASYDSPDSDDNHDEDASGYENDKVPLHSDNVIYHLILEGINVSYRIDCNGNVMVEEAMVSSDYANVIQNHCSYSMWRDKLS from the exons ATGGTACCTATTGGGTTTGTTCAGTCTTGCTTCTCTACCAG AAATGGGACTCCAAGGCAACCTTTACTTGTACCTCTTGCTAGGGCATGTTTAGTCTTCAATTCCACTCGGGTTCCCCCAGTATCCCTTGAGGGTCTAGCAGAATATTCTCATTGCTGGATTATATATGTATTTCATTTGAACACAGATATAGAGAAGTTGTGGAAACAACCTTCTAGATCAAAGTTCAAAGCAAAG GTTAGAGTACCAAGATTGAAAGGTGGAAGGATGGGAGTCTTTGCTACACGATCTCCACATCGTCCATGCCCTATTGGGCTCACTGCTGCAAAG GTGGAGGCAGTACAAGGAAACATGGTTCTTCTCTCTGGTGTAGATCTGGTTGATGGGACC CCAATACTTGACATCAAACCTTATCTACCATACTGTGATAGCATCCAAGGAGCAGCAGTTCCAAAGTGGGTAATG GAGGACAACATGTTAGCAGTAGCTTCTGTTAGCTTTTCTGAGGGTTTCTCTGCCTCATTTGCTCATTGTTGGGAAATAGCA GGAAAGAAGTCGCTCTATGCATCATCTGATGAGTTCCAATGCTTAATAAAACAGGTGCTGTCATGGGATATCCGATCTGTATCTCAGCGAAACCAACCTCATTATCCCGTTTTTAAGAAAGGAAATGGGAAGGCTTCATATGATTCTCCAGATTCAGATGACAACCATGATGAAGATGCTTCTGGCTACGAAAATGACAAGGTTCCTCTTCATTCTGACAATGTAATTTATCACCTAATTTTGGAAGGAATCAACGTCTCTTACAGAATTGACTGCAATGGCAATGTAATGGTAGAGGAAGCCATGGTTTCATCTGACTATGCAAATGTTATTCAGAACCATTGCAGTTATTCGATGTGGAGAGACAAACTCAGTTGA